TGTACAATATATGCAGCTATTAAAATTACTGAagcaaattttaatatttccatttctgattgtgtttaaaaaaaaataaatcgtCAACAAGAacatttataatacattttgaaaaacaaaatacggCAAAACTGTCTTAACCGGTCCTAACGTCATtgttaatttaacatttacCAAACAAGACAATCtcgcattataaataaataaagcataaTCAATTTTAAGTTGTGTTACAGGTATTAGCACACTACGTTTTTCATGTTGATAAATTAGTTCTTAAATGAAGTTGTTGAAATTCTCTGTTTACAACGGCTGTCAGCTGTGTAGCACCTACATGATTTGTATTTTCTTGTCTTTTGCACCCAAATATTCGATAGGAAACCCTAAcgaaaacaggctttagtttTATCTTTTGCACCCTTTCTGGGAGGTTCATTTAATCTTAAAGTGTATTTTGAATATTTCTATCTTCAATGTAAGTATATCCTTGTACATCAAGATCTTCAGGAACTTGAGAAGCAAATGAATGTCTCCAGTGACCATAATGTCCAGTACTTGGTAAACGAGGTAAAGATCGATCATAAAGACCACTATTTGAAACTCGATCTCTGGTATCATAGTACACAGTAGGTTGATATATCTCTATACCAGATGAATCAGTAGCAGTCCTTGTTTTACAAAAGCATTGATAATAAACAGGAATAATGACAACAACGACAACAATAATGACGActaatatgataataatgatcACAACATACAATGATACTTCATCTTCTACTTCAGCGTTATTCTCTGTATTTATATCGAACTCCGACCTGCTACTATATTCTCCATTTGaatctattttattgttataatcCTTTGATGTTACATACTTTtcattgaaaatatatattgttgttgtgGCGACATGTGATCCAATAGAGTTTTCTGCTTTACACGTAATCTGTGTTCCATTTCTACTAATAGTTGGTTTTAGAAGTCTCAATACTTGGCCTTCAGTCGCATATCCGTATGATTCCAACATTGGTTTAAATGTCCAGGTAAATGTCCTTACAGGAGGGTTTGCTATTGCCTGGCAAAATAAAATAGAATCTGACCCAGAAAAAATGACGCTAGTGTGTCGTATTTTGACTTCGggaatatattgtatattgagATTGGTAATTGTACAATTAGAAGTAGCGGGAACAACTTCTGAATTTTGCAAGCAAACAAATGTGTCGTCATTGTCAGATTTTTTAGCAGTAAATTGAAGATGTTTATAAACAATGTTATCGCGTATATCTGTACTTACATCCTGATCTGATATTGGCAGTATGGTACGTTTCCACCTTAATTCCACTGGAGGATTAATTATCTCTGATATACAAGAGAGTTGTACATCAGAACCGGATATATAACTTTCTTTTGATTGAAAGCATTGTGGGTATTCATCGGATGGCTTCTGTAATATAGTCACACGAACAATTTCAGAATGTATTTCATCAATATTAGAAATCTTACAATAATATCCTCCTTCATCTTCTCGTACAGATTGTGAAATTCCTAACAAATATGTTAGTTTGTTAGTTCCTGGAAAGTCTGTCAAAGTTGCAATTAATCTTGAATCTTTAATAAGTATGTTGTTCTTATTACTCAATTGACGTTCTCCTTTCCACCATGCAATGTCGCTTGAATCTGGTAATTTGCCTTGAATAAAACATTTGACTGTAACTGAATCTCCTTCTAGTACGCTAACGTCATTCATATCAGGCAAGAATTGTTGACCAATTGCATTTTCCATGATAACAAAAAGCATAAATAAAAGAGccttatacatttttaatattaaaaccaATGTCCAGTATGTTTTTGTTACTAATAAATAACAGCTTAATCACAGTTGTACCAATTTTGTTTGACGAGTCTACAAAATACAAgtaaaaatgtacagtacagtatccaTCTGATTGGTTAAATGAACAGcaacgataaaaaaaaaatatgttactGGTATAACATATATTTGTttcctaaaataataataggctaatgttataaaatagtttatgtGTATGatgtaatgatgatgatgtattttatactttagcTTTTGATAAGATAAACATTGTCTTAAATGAGACAAATAACATAGTTTACCTCCTTTAAAAAGTATCATAGTGTATTCTGATTGTTCCTGTTTTCAATGTATGTATAACCTTGTACATCAAGATCTTCAGGAACTTGAGAAGCAAATGAATGTCTCCAGTGACCATAATGCCCAGTACTTGGTAAACGAGGTAAAGATCGATCATAAATACCACTATTAGAAACTCGATCTCTGGTATCATAGTACACAGTAGGTTGATATAACTCTCTACCAGATGAATCAGTAGCAGTCCTTGTCTTACAGAAGCATTGATAATAAACAGGAATGATGACAACAACTACAACAATTATTAcgactaatataataataatgatcacAACATACAATGATACTTTATCTTCCTTACCAGCAGTGTTCTCGGAATTGATATCTTCCTCTGACCAGTTATTATATTCTGTATTTGaatctattttattgttaaaatctTTTGATTTTACATAATTTTCATTGAAAATATATACTGTTGTTGTGGCGACAGATGACCCAATAGAGTTTTCTGCTTTACACGTAATCTGTGTTCCATTTCTACTAATAGTTGGTTTAAGAAGTCTCAATACTTGGCCTTCAGTCGCATATTCATATGATTCTAAAACAGGTTGAAATGTCCAACCAAACGTCATTACAGGAGGGTTTGCTGCTGTCTGGCAAAATAATATAGAATCTGACCCAACAAAAATTACGTTAGTGTGTCGTATTTTTACTTCAggaatatattgtatattgagATCGGTAATTGTACAATTAGAAGTAGCGGGAACAACTTCTGAGTTTTGTAAGCAGACAAAAGTTTCGTCATTGTCAGTTTTTTCAGCAGTAAACTGAAGATGTTTATAAACAATGTCATCACGTATATCTGTATTTACATCCTCATTTGATATTGCTGTTTTTGTTCGTGTCCAACTTAAATCTACTGGAGGATTAATTACCTTTGAAATACAAGACATTTTTACATCAGAACCGACAATATAACTTTCCTTTGACTTTGTGCATTGTGGGTATTCATCAGAAGGCTTCTGTAATATGGTAACTCGAACAATTTCAGAACGAATTTCATCATTATCTGAAATAATCCTACAATAATAGTTTCCTTCATCTTCTCGTAATGATTGTGGAATTACCAACAAATATGCTATTTTGTTAGTTCCTGGAAAATCTGTTAAAGTTGCAGTTATTCTAGAATCCTCAATAAGTATGTTGTTCTTGTTACTCAATTGACTATCTCCTTTCCACCAAGATATAGCACTTGACTCTGGTAATTTACCTTGAATGAAGCATTTGACTGTAACTGATTCACCTTCTAATACGCTAATATCATTTATACCAGACAAGAATTGCTGTCCATTTGTATTTCCCAGTATGATAACAGTATAcataaatacaataacaaaatacatAGTTAACGTCTAAGAGTATTGACtcattactattaataatataccaAATCAATTGACCACTGTATATCCTCAATATAATCTTGAAATGAAATAGTCAACAACGGATGAAAAggcttaaaaataaaattataaatagtattCATCTGAATGGTTGCAGTTACAGCAACGAgaatataaaattatgttaCGGGTATAAATAATCTTTGCTTCTTAAAATAAGTGATTGGTTTGTATCTTGTAATTCTATATGTTAAACGTTTTTACCTGTGTACGGTTTGATGTAGGTGTAGAATATATACGTAAGTTACTAACAAGATAagtattattataaagaaaagtaataacataattttacaAATACCTTGAAAAAAATCATAATGTGTTCTGATTCTGATTGTTTTTGTTGTCAATGTACGTATATCCTTGTACATCAAGATCTTCTGGAACCTGAGAAGCAAATGAATGTCTCCAGTGACCATAATGTCCAGTACTGGGTAAACGAGGTAAAGATCGATCATAAAGACCACTATTTGAAACTCGATCTCTGGTATCATAGTACACAGTAGGTTGATATAACTCTCTTCCAGATGAATCAGTAGCAGTCCTTGTCTTACAGAAGCACTGATAATAAACAGGAATGATGACAACAACTACAACAATAATAAcgactaatataataataatgatcacAACATACAATGATACTTTATCTTCATTATCAGCATTATTTTCAGTATTTATATCGACCTCCACCCTGCCGTTATTTTCCACATTTGAATCTATTTTATTGTTAGAATCTTTTGATTTTAcgtaaatttcttttaaaatatatactgttGTTGTGGCGATAGTTGACCCAATAGTGTTTTCTGCTTTACACGTGATCTGTGTTCCATTTCTACTAATAGTTGGTTTAAGAAGTCTCAATACTTGGCCTTCGGTCGCATATTCGTATGATTTCAAAACAGGTTGAAATGTCCAACTAAACTTCCGTACAGGAGGGTTTGCTGCTGTCTGGCAAAATAATATAGAATCGGACCCAGCAAAAATGACGCTAGTGTGTCGTATTTTTACTTCAggaatatattgtatattgagATTAGCAATTGTACAATTAGAAGTAGCGGGAACAACTTCTGATATTTGTAAGCAGACGAATGTTTCGTCATTGTCAGTATTTTTAGCAGTAAACTGAAGATGTTTATAAACAATGTCATCAAGTATATCTGTACTTACATCCTGATCTgatattgatgtttttgtacgtGTCCAACTCAAATCTACTGGAGGATTAATTAATTCTGAAATACAAGAAAGTTTTACATCAGAACCGGCTATATAACTTTCCTTTGATTTAATGCATTGTGGGTATTCATCAGAAGGCTTCCGTAATATGGTAACTTGAATAATTTCAGAACGAATTTCATTGTTATCTGAAATAATCCTACAATAATATTTGCCTTCATCTTCTCGTACTGATGGTGAGATTActaataaatatgttattttgttagTTCCTGGAAAGTCTGTTAAAGTTGCAGTTATTCTGGAATCCTCAATAAGTATGTTGTTCTTGTTACTCAATTGACGATCTCCTTTCCACCAAGATATAGCACTTGACTCTGGTAATGTACCTTGAATGAAGCATTTGACTGTAACTGATTCACCTTCTAATACGCTAATATCATTTATACCAGACAAGAATTGCTGTCCATCTGTATTTCCCAGTATGATAAcaatatacataaatacaataacaaaatacatAGTTAACGTCTAAGAGTATTGACtcattactattaataatataccaAATCAATTGACCACTGTATATCCTCAATATAATCTCGAAATGAAATAGTCAACAACGGATGAAAAggcttaaaaataaaattataaatagtattCATCTGAATGGTTGCAGTTACAGCAACGAgaatataaaattatgttaCGGGTATAAATAATCTTTGCTTCTTAAAATAAGTGATTGGTTTGTATCTTGTAATTCTATATGTTAAACGTTTTTACCTGTGTACGGTTTGATGTAGGTGTAGAATATATACGTAAGTTACTAACAAGATAagtattattataaagaaaaataataaaataattttacaaatacCTTGAAAAAAATCATAATGTGTTCTGATTCTGATTGTTTTTGTTGTCAATGTACGTATATCCTTGTACATCAAGATCTTCAGGAACTTGAGAAGCAAATGAATGTCTCCAGTGACCATAATGTCCAGTACTGGGTAAACGAGGTAAAGATCGATCATAAAGACCACTATTTGAAACTCGATCTCTGGTATCATAGTACACAGTAGGTTGATATATCTCTATACCAGATGAATCAGTAGCAGTCCTTGTATTACAGAAGCATTGATAATAAACAGGAATGATGACAACAACTACAACAATAATAAcgactaatataataataatgatcacAACATACAATGATACTTTATCTTCATTATCAGCATTATTTTCAGTATTTATATCGACCTCTGACCTGCCGTTATTTTCCACATTTGAATCTATTTTATTGTTAGAATCTTTTGATTGTAcgtaaatttcttttaaaatatatactgttGTTGTGGCGATAGTTGACCCAATAGTGTTTTCTGCTTTACACGTGATCTGTGTTCCATTTCTACTAATAGTTGGTTTAAGAAGTCTCAATACTTGGCCTTCGGTTGCATATTCGTATGATTTCAAAACAGGTTGAAATGTCCAACTAAACTTCCGTACAGGAGGGTTTGCTGCTGTCTGGCAAAATATTATAGAATCTGACCCAGCAAAAATGACGCTAGTGTGTCGTATTTTTACTTCAggaatatattgtatattgagATTAGCAATTGTACAATTAGAAGTAGCGGGAACAACTTCTGATATTTGTAAGCAGACGAATGTTTCGTCATTGTCAGTATTTTTAGCAGTAAACTGAAGATGTTTATAAACAATGTCATCAAGTATATCTGTACTTACATCCTGATCTgatattgatgtttttgtacgtGTCCAACTCAAATCTACTGGAGGATTAATTAATTCTGAAATACAAGAAAGTTTTACATCAGAACCGGCTATATAACTTTCCTTTGATTTAATGCATTGTGGGTATTCATCAGAAGGCTTCCGTAATATGGTAACTTGAATAATTTCAGAACGAATTTCATTGTTATCTGAAATAATCCTACAATAATATTTGCCTTCATCTTCTCGTACTGATGGTGAGATTACCAACAAATATGCTATTTTGTTAGTTCCTGGAAAATCTGTTAAAGTTGCAGTTATTCTAGAATCCTCAATAAGTATGTTGTTCTTGTTACTCAATTGACGATCTCCTTTCCACCAAGATATAGCACTTGACTCTGGTAATGTACCTTGAATGAAGCATTTGACTGTAACTGATTCACCTTCTAATACGCTAATATCATTTATACCAGACAAGAATTGCTGTCCATTTGTATTTCCCAGTATGATAAcaatatacataaatacaataacaaaattcATAGTTAACGTCTAAGAGTATTGGCtcattactattaataatataccaAATCAATTGACCACTGTATATCCTTAATATAATCTCGAAATGAAATAGTCAACAACGGATGAAAAggcttaaaaataaaattataaatagtattCATCTGAATGGTTGCAGTTACAACAACGAgaatataaaattatgttaCGGGTATAAATAATCTTTGCTTCTTAAAATAAGTGATTGGTTTGTATCTTGTAATTCTATATGTTAAACGTTTTTACCTGTGTACGGTTTGATGTAGGTGTAGAATATATACCTAAGTTACTAACAAGATAagtattattataaagaaaagtaataacataattttacaAATACCTTGAAAAAAATCATAATGTGTTCTGATTCTGATTGTTTTTGTTGTCAATGTACGTATATCCTTGTACATCAAGATCTTCAGGAACTTGAGAAGCAAATGAATGTCTCCAGTGACCATAATGTCCAGTACTGGGTAAACGAGGTAAAGATCGATCATAAAGACCACTATTTGAAACTCGATCTCTGGTATCATAGTACACAGTAGGTTGATATATCTCTCTACCAGATGAATCAGTAGCAATCCTTGTTTTACAGAAGCATTGATAATAAACAGGAATGATGACAACAACTACAACAATAATGACGActaatatgataataatgatcACAACATACAATGATACTTTATCTTCATTATCAGCATTATTTTCAGTATTTATATCGACCTCCACCCTGCCGTTATTTTCCACATTTGAATCTAATTTATTGTTATAATCTTTTGATTTTAcgtaaatttcttttaaaatatacacTGTTGTTGTGGCGATAGATGACCCAATAGTGTTTTCTGCTTTACACGTGATCTGTGTTCCATTTCTACTAATAGTTGGTTTAAGAAGTCTCAATACTTGGCCTTCGGTCGCATATTCGTATGATTTCAAAACAGGTTGAAATGTCCAACTAAACTTCCGTACAGGAGGGTTTGCTGCTGTCTGGCAAAATAATATAGAATCTGACCCAGCAAAAATGACGCTAGTGTGTCGTATTTTTACTTCAggaatatattgtatattgagATTAGCAATTGTACAATTAGAAGTAGCGGGAACAACTTCTGATATTTGTAAGCAGACAAATGTTTCGTCATTGTCAGTCTTTTTAGCAGTAAACTGAAGATGTTTATAAACAACGTCATCACGTATATCTGTATTTACATCCTGATCTGATATTGGTGTTTTTGTACGTCTCCAACTCAAATCTACTGGAGGATTAATTACTTCTGAAATACAAGACAGTTTTACAGCAGAACCGGCTATATAACTTTCCTTTGATTTGATGCATTGTGGGTATTCATCAGAAGGCTTCCGTAATATGGTAACTCGAACAATTTCAGAACGAATTTCATTGTTATCTAAAATAATCTTACAATAATATTTGCCTTCATCTTCTCGTACTGATGGTGAGATTACTAATAAATAAGCTATTTTGTTGGTGTCTGGAATTTCTGTTAAGGTTGCAGTTATTCTTGAACCTTCAATTAGtatgttgtttttgttactCAACTGACGATCTCCTTTCCACCACGAAATAGCGCTTGATTCTGGTAATTTGCCttgaataaaacattttactgtAACTGCACTTTTTTCTAATACGCTGACATCATTCATATCAGGCAAGAATTGTTGTCCACTTGTATTTTCCAGGAAGATAACAAAGATAAATAAAGCAGCATAATACATGGTTAATTTTGAAACTAATATCaacagttatttattttttggttaCTTTTATAAACACCACTATCATTTAACCAGAATGTATTTTAGATCTGATAAAATAATCACCATTCTGTATAATGAGAGACCACAAAATAgggtaatattattaataatttgtactGTGGCGGTTATAGCAACgagaaaataaaattgtgttaCCTGTATACATATGTTAAACTCAAACATGTATTGTTCATTTATTCAATTCGGTactaaaaaatcaaaaacatGGTGATGAATAAAGCTGAAAACAGTTCTATTTATATCAATGTTACATTATTTTCAGTCTGTTCTGAAACGTTTGGTCAATATGACACACTTTGTcatctattaataataataataaaaataaataaaaagaatagaATGGTCAATTGTATTAATAGCCTATTGTAAGTCAAGCATGATCATACCTACAGAATTACGTTTTCTAATTAAATCTTTTAGGTGAATGAGGATTAAGTTGGTAGAGACAACATATtctaaataagtatttaaagACTACCTtttctaaaatttaaaatacgtATGGGTTTTCGGTAATTTCATTACAGTATCTTTTGGATCTTTTATGTTAAGAGGCAACACATTGGctaatttcaaattatttgaataatattcataattataaattaacaaCATTAATGGCCTTTTAAAAAGTTGGCTGGAATATTATCAAGTACAAGTCCTTTGTTTAAGATAAGTCTGCTGATTTCATAACATATTTTTTCTTCACTAACTTCTGACAaagaaaaatttgtttttagaagcATAGACAAAATAGACAAAttaaatggcctattcaaataAACACATTGTTAACATTACTGTTTTTCAATGGgacaatatatattgtatattgtattatcttattatagtaataataataaacaggaATGATGACAACAACTACAACAATAATGACGActaatatgataataatgatcACAACATACAATGATACTTTATCATTTTTTCAGCTTTATTCTCGGTTTTGATATCGACCTCCGACCTGCCATTATATTCTCCATTTGAATCTATTTTATTGTTAGAATCTTTTGATTTTAGATAATTGTCTTTggaaatataattatactgttgTTGTGGCGACAGATGACCAAATAGAGTTTCGACTTTACACGTAATCTGTGTTCCATTTCTACTAATAGTTGGTTTAAAAAGTCTCAATACTTGACCTTCAGTCACATATTCATATGATTCTAAAACTTCTCACATACAGTTACTAAAACACATTTGACTATCAATTAAAGCAggaaatcattttttaaattaaataaaaaaattaagtgATTAAAAAAAGTCTCTAAAACTAGTGCatgttataattgtattttaaagtttatagaataaaatgtatgaataataatttgtaGTTATAACTAAATATTCTGAAATTGTTTTCGATATTAGCTAGGAAATAATGAATTTAAGAAAATCGAGTGTGTTAGGCCCtataaaatttcaattttgCAAATGTGTAATTATTATGATGATACTATAAAGATATGAAGAagattattatcataattttgaAATACCTCAAACAAAGTATCATAGTGTATTCTGATGGTTCATATCTTCAATGTACGTATATCCTTGTACGTCAAGATCTTCAGGAACTTGAGAAGCAAATGAATGTCTCCAGTGACCATAATGTCCAGTACTTGGTAAACGAGGTAAAGATCGATCATAAAGACCACTATTTGAAACTCGATCTCTGGTATCATAGTACACAGTAGGTTGATATATCTCTCTACCAGATGAATCAGTAGCAGTCCTTGTCTTACAGAAGCATTGATAATAAACAGGAATGATGACAACAACTACAACAATAATGACGActaatatgataataatgatcACAACATACAATGATACTTCATTACCAGCATTTTTCTCGGTATTGATATCTACCTCCGACCTGCTATTATATTCTTCATTTGAATCAATTTTATTGTTATAATCTTTTGATTTTAcgtaaatttctttaaaaatatatactgttgTTGTGGCGACAGATGACCCAATAGAGTTTTCGACTTTACACGTAATCTGTGTTCCATTTCTACTAATAGTTGGTTTAAAGAGTCTCAATACTTGGCCTTCAGTCACATATTCATATGATTCTAAAACAGGTTTAAATGTCCAGCTAAATGTCCTTACAGGAGGGTTTGCTGCTGTCTGGCAAAACAATATAGAATCTGACCCAGCAAAAATTACGTTAGTATGTCGTATTTTTACTTCAgggatatattgtatatttagaTCGTTAATTGTACAATTAGAAGTAGCCGGAACAACTTTTGATTTTTGTAAGCAGAAAAATGTTTCGTCATTGTCAGTCTCTTTAGCAGTAAACTGAAGATGTTTATAAACAATGTCATCACGTATATCTGTACTTACATCCTGATCTgatattgatgtttttgtacgtGTCCAAATTAAATCTACTGGAGGATTGATTACCTCTGAAATACAAGACAATTTTACATCAGAACCGGCTATATAACTTTCCTTTGATTTAAAGCATTGTGGGTATTTATCAGAAGGCTTCTGTAATATAGTAACTTGAACAATTTCAGAACGTATTTGATTAATATTTGCAATCTTACAATAATAATCTCCTTTATCCTCTAGTACTGATTGTGAAATTACTAACACATATGCTATTTTGTTAGTTTCTGGAATTTCTGTTAAAGTTACAATTTTCCTTGAATCTTCAATAATTTTGCTGTTTTTGTTACTAAATTGGTGATCTTCTTTCCACCACGAAATACTACTACGATCCGTTAATAAACCTTGaatgaaacattttaatgttatctTTTCTCCCTCCAATACGCTAACGTCATtcatattatgtaaaaattgcTGTCCACATGCATT
This is a stretch of genomic DNA from Antedon mediterranea chromosome 3, ecAntMedi1.1, whole genome shotgun sequence. It encodes these proteins:
- the LOC140044105 gene encoding cell adhesion molecule 4-like — translated: MYFVIVFMYIVIILGNTDGQQFLSGINDISVLEGESVTVKCFIQGTLPESSAISWWKGDRQLSNKNNILIEDSRITATLTDFPGTNKITYLLVISPSVREDEGKYYCRIISDNNEIRSEIIQVTILRKPSDEYPQCIKSKESYIAGSDVKLSCISELINPPVDLSWTRTKTSISDQDVSTDILDDIVYKHLQFTAKNTDNDETFVCLQISEVVPATSNCTIANLNIQYIPEVKIRHTSVIFAGSDSILFCQTAANPPVRKFSWTFQPVLKSYEYATEGQVLRLLKPTISRNGTQITCKAENTIGSTIATTTVYILKEIYVKSKDSNNKIDSNVENNGRVEVDINTENNADNEDKVSLYVVIIIIILVVIIVVVVVIIPVYYQCFCKTRTATDSSGRELYQPTVYYDTRDRVSNSGLYDRSLPRLPSTGHYGHWRHSFASQVPEDLDVQGYTYIDNKNNQNQNTL
- the LOC140044104 gene encoding cell adhesion molecule 4-like, which codes for MYKALLFMLFVIMENAIGQQFLPDMNDVSVLEGDSVTVKCFIQGKLPDSSDIAWWKGERQLSNKNNILIKDSRLIATLTDFPGTNKLTYLLGISQSVREDEGGYYCKISNIDEIHSEIVRVTILQKPSDEYPQCFQSKESYISGSDVQLSCISEIINPPVELRWKRTILPISDQDVSTDIRDNIVYKHLQFTAKKSDNDDTFVCLQNSEVVPATSNCTITNLNIQYIPEVKIRHTSVIFSGSDSILFCQAIANPPVRTFTWTFKPMLESYGYATEGQVLRLLKPTISRNGTQITCKAENSIGSHVATTTIYIFNEKYVTSKDYNNKIDSNGEYSSRSEFDINTENNAEVEDEVSLYVVIIIIILVVIIVVVVVIIPVYYQCFCKTRTATDSSGIEIYQPTVYYDTRDRVSNSGLYDRSLPRLPSTGHYGHWRHSFASQVPEDLDVQGYTYIEDRNIQNTL